The sequence below is a genomic window from Desulfovibrio sp. JC022.
CAGTTCATTTACGATACTTCAGATAAAGAACTTTATTACGATGCAGATGGAAGTGGATCATCCAGTTCCGGTGTGCTTATCGCGACTCTTGATGCAGATAGTGACGCAATCTCTGCTGTAGATAATACTAATCCTGGTGATATTGCGGTTTACGTTTAAGTAAGTCATGAAAAGCCGTTTGAAACATATTGTTTCATGCGGCTTTTCTATTGCCTTCCGCCAAATTCTCTTGCCAATCCCACAATTTTCTTATCTAACTATACTCAATGACACCTGAAACCGGGCCTCATCCCGGATACTGTATCTGAACCTGTGACTGAAAAAAGGAAGGTGCCGCATGAGCAGAATCGATGAAATCCTCGGCAGGATAGATGTGCTGGAAAAGGAACTGCGCGTTGAACTGCGCGATATTAAAAGCGAGTTCCTATACACCGTGCAGGAGAAAAAGGTCCGCTTCAGCGAGGAAGTGCGCGCAGCGCACCGTGAACTGGCTGCCAAGTGGAGCGATTATGTTTATGATTCCGGGGTTTGGGTTATGCTCACGCTGCCCTTTATTTTTATGCCGCTTATCCCGGCCCTGATGATTGATGTGGCTGTCTGGCTTTATCAGCTGATGTGTTTCCCGGTGTACGGCATTCCCCGTGTGAAACGTCGCGATTATGTTGTTATTGACCGTCATAGTCTGAAGTACCTGAACCTGATCGAAAAGGTGAACTGTTACTATTGTGGATATTTTAACGGCTTGATCGGTTTTGTGCGCGAGGTCGCAGCCCGTACTGAGCAGTACTGGTGCCCGATCAGGCATGCCCGTCCGGTAAAGTCCGTACACAGTCGTTATCGTCATTTCTTTCCTTACGGTGATGCCAAAGGGTATCGCGAGGGGCTGAATGACGTGCGTACTCGGTTTGATGATGTATAAAAAAGAAGGCAGCAATAGTATCAAGCCTATTGCTGCCTTTTTTATGTGAAAGACAGTTTACCGAGCTGTCTGCGATAGCATAATAAAAAGTTTTGGGATTCTTTAAATAATATCCTGCAAAATTCTCTTAAACCGCAAGGTCACCCCGCGCACGATTTTGCTTTGCGGGGTGTTGTCTCCTCCGGCATAAACGGCCAGCTGTATGCGTTCGCGGGAACGGTAGGAAGTGAACCCGTCATCTTCGTCATCCCATTTAATCTGGGTATCTTCGAATTGGACCACATACCTACGTTTTTTTGCGTATTTATCTACAATACCGAGCACCACATCTGCCACCATGATATAGGTGTCCTGTGTTGTGTACTGTCCTATGATTGCTCCGATGGCCGCACCAGATGCGGAACCTAGCACTAGAGAGTCAAGATTCTGGCCTAAACTGGCTCCCATATAAGCCCCGCCTGTTCCACCCCAGAGGCTGATCTCATCAACCATGTTCTGTGAAATTTGCCCGGAATAGCGCAGGTTGATATCCAAGTGCATGGAATATTTTCCCTTTTTAGCTATTTTGTAACCTTTATCAATATATGCAGCTTCAATGGTTTTGCGCAGAGCTTTGATGTTTATCGCCGGATCGCCGGAAGTGTTGCGAATGGTCAGCTTTAAGACCGGGGTATCAAACTGGGACGGGTCGATAACAAAATTGCTGTTGGTCACGGAGCCATAGAGGAGTCCGGTCTTTTGATCGCGAACCATACCCATGCGTTGCTTGCTGCGGCAGCCGGTCATGAGTACCAGAGCCATGATCATTGCCACTGACATGATGAGGATAATTCGTTTTTTATTCAATTCAAGGCTCCTTATTTGCGGTATTTAATGCCGTATTGTTTCAAAAAATTTATTATTTCAGAGTAATGTACAGCGAAAGCTAGATTGTCGACATCCTGGTCAATTCTTTTCCAAGTGTTAACACCGACTACTTTGTTTTTGTAAAATAACGGACCGCCGGAGTTGCCTTTGTTAATAGCTGTATCAGTTTGGATGTAGCGAACTTTGACGCGGCGAGAGGGCAGATTTTTAGTCAGCATGTTCCGGTAAGCCCCGAAAACACCTCTGGTTATAGTGAAAGGAAACCCTTTTGGGTGACCGATAGCTTCAAGAGTTACACCGCTGGGTAGTTTGTTTTTGGTGTAAAAGCGTACAGGTTTGCCGTGAGCATTGATTTTGACCAGAGCGAGGTCTCGATACAGATCTACAGCCATAACTTTGCCGAAGGCTTCCATGTTGTTATGCAGTTTAATTTCTACAAGATCATGCCCCTCGACAACATGATGATTGGTCAGAATAATGTTGTCGGTTACAAAAAAGCCGCTTCCAAGACTCCAAGCATCCGGCCCTAAAACCATAACAGTGGAATCAAAGCGCGGATCATTTCCAGTATCGGAATCGTATTCATCGCTATAGAATTCTGCCAAAGCCTTGTTGCGATTATTGAGTATCGTGTTTTGAACCCGGGCCATGCTGCGGTACTTTTTGTCTTTTTCTTCGTGATCCAGATAAAAGTTGAGCATGTCGGAAAGACGTACCGGGACAGCTTGCTTTTCCCAATTACGCACTTCTTTTTCTGTATTGAAGCGGTTTTTATGGGCGTTCGTGTCCGGATCATCCGGCTGGATACCGTAGGCTACTTTGAAATTTCTTTCCTTAACAATATCAAAAAAGTCAGTGAAGTAGGTGCGGGACTTGCGGTCGATTATCACATATTGCACCGAAGCGACTTTAGTTGTCCGCAGCGGTACAACCCGGAAGCTGTAATTAACGTAGATGGGCTTATCTATTACTTTTGGAATGTTAGTGGCGTTGGCTACGGCTTCGTTGTATTTTTTTTCCTCAATTGCCGCCATGTGTGCAGCAGAAGTTATATCGTTTGCTCCGAACCAGCCCAGAATGTGGGAGTTGTTGCGTTCGTTAAGCTCTTGCCGTTTCAGTTTCAATTGCTCCAGTCGTAGCTGGGCTTGATCGTAAGCATGGTTGTAGCCTTCCTGATATCCAGTGATCCATTTGCTGCGGTATGATTTGGGACGAAAAGTTTTGCGATCAATTTTGGATACCACTTCGTTGATGAGGATGACCACGTCTGCGTCTTTGGCGGTCTTGGAGTTGAACATGTGGGTCTTGGCCAGTGTTTCGGTTTCCATGGGCAGGTCCACATCAAATCCTAAGCCGAACTCAATGCCGTGTTCTTTCATCAAGGTTTTACTGGTCACGCGTACAAAAGCGATCTTGCAGTCCGGCACTTCGGTGACCGGGAAACCGCGTTTTTGGGCTTCCTTCATGGTTTTGATGACCGTACGGAAAGATGGCTTTTTGCCATTGGCTTCCTTTTTGAGCAGGTCGCGGAAGTAATTGCCTTCCAGATTACGCAGGGTTTTCGCCGGGATAACGTCGCCGTACTCTTTGATCATGTGC
It includes:
- a CDS encoding S1C family serine protease, with protein sequence MEEITKAASNLKNRYRPKISAATTNILSIHWPEKSGKWTLIRLKLDNARDLIEEIESSTILSDLGQTPPKLSKLKKKFHEKESKIRANALAQFKKYPLKTGPNFFSIYPVQLDEKKFLKSQAALLERTVGSAHGNGVPHMIKEYGDVIPAKTLRNLEGNYFRDLLKKEANGKKPSFRTVIKTMKEAQKRGFPVTEVPDCKIAFVRVTSKTLMKEHGIEFGLGFDVDLPMETETLAKTHMFNSKTAKDADVVILINEVVSKIDRKTFRPKSYRSKWITGYQEGYNHAYDQAQLRLEQLKLKRQELNERNNSHILGWFGANDITSAAHMAAIEEKKYNEAVANATNIPKVIDKPIYVNYSFRVVPLRTTKVASVQYVIIDRKSRTYFTDFFDIVKERNFKVAYGIQPDDPDTNAHKNRFNTEKEVRNWEKQAVPVRLSDMLNFYLDHEEKDKKYRSMARVQNTILNNRNKALAEFYSDEYDSDTGNDPRFDSTVMVLGPDAWSLGSGFFVTDNIILTNHHVVEGHDLVEIKLHNNMEAFGKVMAVDLYRDLALVKINAHGKPVRFYTKNKLPSGVTLEAIGHPKGFPFTITRGVFGAYRNMLTKNLPSRRVKVRYIQTDTAINKGNSGGPLFYKNKVVGVNTWKRIDQDVDNLAFAVHYSEIINFLKQYGIKYRK
- the traT gene encoding complement resistance protein TraT, producing the protein MNKKRIILIMSVAMIMALVLMTGCRSKQRMGMVRDQKTGLLYGSVTNSNFVIDPSQFDTPVLKLTIRNTSGDPAINIKALRKTIEAAYIDKGYKIAKKGKYSMHLDINLRYSGQISQNMVDEISLWGGTGGAYMGASLGQNLDSLVLGSASGAAIGAIIGQYTTQDTYIMVADVVLGIVDKYAKKRRYVVQFEDTQIKWDDEDDGFTSYRSRERIQLAVYAGGDNTPQSKIVRGVTLRFKRILQDII